The DNA sequence AGGTCACCCTGGAGGTGCGGGAGGGGGAGCGCCTGGGCCTGATCGGTCCGAACGGCTCCGGGAAGACCACGCTCATCAACTGCATCTCCGGCGCCCTCCGGAACGAGGGCGGGGCGATCCTCTTTCGCGGGAAGGACATCACGGCCCTGCCCGCCCATCGTCGCACGCGGCTGGGCATCTGCCGGAGCTTCCAGATCCCGCGGCCCTTCACCAGCATGACCGTGCTCGAGAACCTCGGCATCCCCCTGGAGTACGCGGCCTACGAGCAGGTCTCGCGCGCCGACGCGCCCGGCGAGGCCCTGGAGATCCTGCGGCTCATGGGACTCGAGGCGAAGGCCCACGCGCGGACCGGCGACCTCACCCAGATCGACATGCGGAGGCTGGAGCTGGCCCGGGCCATGGCCGCCAAGCCGAGGCTCTTGATCTCGGACGAGGCCATGGCGGGGCTCTCCAGCGCCGAGGTGGACGCCCTCCTGCCCATCCTGTTCGCGCTCAACGAGCGGGGGATCACGATCATCATGATCGAGCACATCATGCGAGCGGTGATGCGCTTCTCGCAGCGCATCGCCGTCCTCGACGCCGGTGAGAAGATCGCCGAGGGCACCCCCGAGGAGATCGTGAACAACAAGCGC is a window from the Candidatus Rokuibacteriota bacterium genome containing:
- a CDS encoding ABC transporter ATP-binding protein, which encodes MATLLEARGVTKRFGGFTALNEVTLEVREGERLGLIGPNGSGKTTLINCISGALRNEGGAILFRGKDITALPAHRRTRLGICRSFQIPRPFTSMTVLENLGIPLEYAAYEQVSRADAPGEALEILRLMGLEAKAHARTGDLTQIDMRRLELARAMAAKPRLLISDEAMAGLSSAEVDALLPILFALNERGITIIMIEHIMRAVMRFSQRIAVLDAGEKIAEGTPEEIVNNKRVEKAYLGE